The proteins below come from a single Candidatus Chlamydia sanziniae genomic window:
- the alaS gene encoding alanine--tRNA ligase — MLSNIIRSNFLNFYANRHHTIVSSSPVFPRNDPSILFTNAGMNQFKNIFLNKEPIRHSRATTSQKCIRAGGKHNDLENVGHTSRHLTFFEMLGNFSFGDYFKSEAIAFAWEASLSVFNFDPEFIYATVHEKDDEAFALWERYLPSDRIFRLTSEDNFWSMAEIGPCGYCSELLFDRGPAFGMATSPLEDITGERFLEYWNLVFMEFNRTAEGSLLALPNKHVDTGAGLERLVSLITGVNTVFEADVLRALIARIEKLSKKAYFPNDSTGAPFRVIADHIRSLSFAIADGVIPGNTERGYVLRKILRRSVNYGRRLGFYTPFLAEIVPSLADAMGEAYPELYNSLSQIQEVITVEEENFFKTLCRGNNLLQQVLKSSLTSGCISGENAFKLKDTYGLPIDEIILLAKDYDYHVDLDTFHQLEEQAKQLSKKNAMKSQDALELVYNELPVKVFSEFIGYNDLSCDTFVEVVISEGKQVSSLKEKEAGALILKVTPFYAEKGGQIGDSGEIFSSEGTFIVTHTTMPRADLIVHHGKVSQGTLSKGSTVTAQVNCSRRKKIANNHTGCHLLHHALGITLGDHTRQAGSYVDDIKIRLDFTYPQALSKEDLYFIEALVNKNIRENSPVNIREALYSDVKDSSEIKQFFEDKYSDTVRVVSMGHSHELCGGIHAEATGDLGYFCIVKEHAIAAGIRRIEATTGEEAEKTVHQDKQTLDEIAVLLQVPKDQITVKLNITLQERKEQAKLLHELENKLIHTHLDKVIKDCHQVEDIRYIVCSLPESENQRLQQYAQCLHQRIPEKCVSLWITQKNGKCIVLSRISDDLVSQGLHAQELLKIVLSSCGGRWGGKNQSAQGSAPTLPKIEALNHTVWQWISTQLM; from the coding sequence ATGCTAAGCAATATTATTCGCTCAAATTTTTTAAATTTTTATGCTAACCGGCATCACACTATTGTCTCTTCTTCTCCGGTATTTCCTCGCAATGACCCTTCGATTCTTTTTACTAATGCGGGTATGAATCAGTTCAAAAATATTTTTCTTAATAAAGAACCGATTCGCCACTCTCGAGCTACGACATCACAAAAATGTATTCGCGCTGGGGGCAAACACAATGATTTAGAAAATGTTGGCCATACTTCTCGTCATCTAACTTTCTTTGAAATGTTAGGAAACTTTTCTTTTGGAGACTATTTTAAAAGTGAAGCTATAGCTTTTGCATGGGAAGCTTCTCTGTCAGTTTTTAACTTTGATCCTGAATTTATTTACGCAACTGTACATGAAAAAGATGACGAAGCTTTTGCGCTTTGGGAGAGATATCTACCTTCTGATCGTATTTTTCGTTTAACAAGCGAGGATAACTTTTGGAGTATGGCAGAAATAGGCCCTTGCGGCTACTGTTCTGAGTTACTTTTTGATCGGGGTCCTGCTTTTGGTATGGCAACTTCTCCCCTTGAAGATATTACGGGTGAGCGCTTTTTAGAATATTGGAATTTAGTTTTCATGGAGTTTAATCGCACAGCAGAAGGATCGCTTCTCGCTCTTCCGAATAAACATGTGGATACAGGAGCAGGTTTAGAGCGCCTGGTATCTCTGATTACCGGAGTAAATACTGTCTTTGAAGCAGATGTCTTACGTGCACTTATTGCACGTATCGAAAAACTTTCTAAAAAAGCTTATTTTCCTAATGACTCTACAGGAGCTCCATTCCGAGTTATTGCTGATCATATTCGTTCTTTATCTTTTGCCATTGCTGATGGTGTAATCCCGGGAAATACAGAACGTGGCTATGTATTAAGAAAAATTTTAAGACGATCTGTAAATTACGGCCGCCGCTTAGGGTTCTATACACCTTTCTTAGCAGAAATCGTCCCTTCTTTAGCAGATGCCATGGGGGAAGCTTATCCAGAACTATATAATTCTTTATCCCAAATTCAAGAAGTGATCACTGTTGAAGAGGAGAATTTCTTTAAAACTCTATGTCGTGGGAACAACCTTCTGCAACAAGTGCTAAAAAGTTCTCTTACTTCGGGATGCATTTCTGGAGAGAATGCTTTTAAACTTAAAGATACCTATGGTCTGCCGATAGATGAAATTATTTTGTTAGCTAAAGACTATGATTATCATGTAGACCTGGATACTTTTCACCAACTTGAAGAGCAAGCAAAACAACTTTCCAAGAAAAATGCTATGAAATCTCAAGATGCTTTAGAATTAGTTTACAACGAATTGCCGGTAAAAGTGTTCTCAGAATTTATAGGGTATAATGATCTTTCTTGTGACACTTTTGTTGAAGTTGTTATTTCTGAAGGTAAACAGGTCTCTTCTCTTAAAGAAAAAGAAGCCGGAGCTTTAATTCTTAAGGTTACACCTTTCTACGCGGAAAAAGGAGGTCAGATAGGAGACTCAGGAGAAATTTTTTCTAGTGAAGGAACTTTTATTGTTACTCATACGACAATGCCAAGAGCAGACTTGATAGTTCATCATGGGAAAGTATCCCAAGGAACCTTAAGTAAGGGATCTACAGTCACTGCTCAAGTAAACTGCTCTCGTAGAAAAAAAATTGCCAATAACCATACGGGGTGCCATTTACTCCACCATGCTTTAGGGATAACACTTGGAGATCATACTCGTCAGGCAGGTTCCTATGTGGATGATATTAAAATTCGTTTAGACTTTACCTATCCCCAAGCGCTTTCCAAAGAAGATCTTTATTTTATTGAAGCTCTTGTGAATAAAAACATTAGAGAAAATTCTCCTGTAAACATTCGTGAAGCCTTATATTCTGATGTGAAGGATTCCTCAGAGATCAAACAATTTTTTGAAGACAAATACAGTGATACTGTGCGCGTTGTTTCTATGGGTCATTCGCATGAACTTTGTGGTGGAATTCATGCTGAAGCTACAGGAGATTTAGGATACTTTTGCATTGTTAAAGAGCATGCGATAGCTGCGGGTATACGTCGTATTGAGGCCACTACAGGAGAAGAAGCTGAGAAAACAGTCCATCAAGATAAACAGACTTTAGATGAGATCGCTGTACTTTTACAAGTACCCAAAGATCAGATTACAGTGAAACTAAATATTACGTTACAGGAGCGGAAGGAGCAAGCCAAGCTATTGCATGAATTAGAAAATAAATTGATTCATACCCACCTGGATAAGGTTATCAAAGATTGTCACCAGGTAGAAGATATTCGTTATATAGTTTGCTCGTTACCGGAAAGTGAAAATCAGCGTTTACAGCAGTACGCTCAATGTTTACATCAAAGAATTCCTGAAAAATGCGTTTCTCTATGGATAACACAGAAGAACGGCAAATGTATTGTTTTATCAAGAATTTCTGATGACCTTGTTTCTCAGGGTCTACATGCTCAGGAGCTATTGAAAATAGTTCTTTCCTCTTGTGGAGGTCGCTGGGGAGGTAAAAATCAATCTGCCCAAGGAAGCGCTCCTACTCTTCCAAAAATAGAAGCATTAAATCACACTGTATGGCAATGGATTTCGACCCAATTAATGTAA